The following are encoded together in the Pyramidobacter piscolens W5455 genome:
- the pyk gene encoding pyruvate kinase produces the protein MEHKVKIVCTLGPASLNRETLGGIVDAGMNVARLNFSHGTHESHLEALHLVRDVAAEKKTSVAVMLDTKGPEIRTTLLENDQPVALQQGQFFELRPDDGSRGCDKWVCVTHPTLARECAVGQDVFIDDGTIHLKIVEIRGDVLVCKVIVGGLLSNRKGINVPDAEISLPTLSDKDKADILWGVENDVDFIAVSFVRNRDDVLAVRRVIEEAGGDIKLIAKIESRKAVERLDEIADVVDGMMVARGDLGVEIPTEDVPLVQKQIIDICRSRGKLTIVATQMLDSMIRNPRPTRAEANDVANAVLDGADAVMLSGESAAGKYPVRAVETMARIVHRAEEGLVRWQRPFAVPTLEDSVPDGVSMAAVELARKLRARAIVSLTRSGSTATMVSKYRPECPILAVTPSEKSCREMCLYWGVFPVMCPEGGTEEQTIKDAVRAVMQRGYAEEGDMLVITAGMPLGVSGTTNMLRVYTIGQIVARGLPVLPGVVTGRVLVVKKVEDLVGIQNGDVLVTGSTTKDYVKYLDKVSAVVTEEGGLTSHAAIVSLELGLPCIVGAKGAVASLRTGMVVTVDTKAGLVYKGVVNTGARTGA, from the coding sequence ATGGAGCATAAAGTTAAAATCGTCTGCACCCTTGGGCCTGCGAGTCTCAACAGGGAAACTCTCGGCGGCATCGTGGATGCCGGCATGAACGTGGCCCGGCTTAATTTCAGCCATGGAACGCATGAGAGCCATCTGGAGGCGCTTCATTTGGTGAGGGATGTCGCCGCGGAGAAAAAAACGTCCGTAGCGGTCATGCTCGACACCAAAGGCCCGGAGATCCGCACGACGCTGCTCGAAAACGATCAGCCGGTAGCGCTGCAGCAGGGGCAGTTTTTTGAGCTGCGTCCCGACGACGGCAGCCGCGGCTGCGACAAATGGGTCTGTGTGACCCATCCGACTCTGGCGCGCGAATGTGCCGTCGGGCAAGACGTCTTTATCGACGACGGCACGATCCATCTTAAAATCGTCGAGATCCGCGGCGACGTGCTCGTCTGCAAGGTGATCGTCGGAGGCCTGCTGTCGAACCGAAAGGGAATCAACGTTCCCGATGCGGAGATCAGCCTGCCGACGCTTTCCGACAAGGATAAGGCCGACATCCTCTGGGGCGTGGAAAACGACGTCGATTTTATTGCCGTTTCCTTCGTGCGGAATCGCGACGACGTCTTGGCTGTCCGGCGCGTGATCGAGGAAGCCGGCGGCGACATCAAGCTGATCGCGAAAATCGAGAGCCGAAAAGCGGTCGAACGCCTCGACGAGATCGCCGACGTCGTCGACGGCATGATGGTCGCGCGCGGTGATTTAGGGGTGGAGATCCCGACGGAAGACGTGCCCCTGGTTCAGAAACAGATCATCGACATCTGCCGCAGCCGGGGAAAGCTGACGATCGTGGCCACGCAAATGCTGGACTCGATGATCCGCAATCCGCGTCCCACGCGGGCGGAGGCGAACGACGTCGCCAACGCCGTTCTCGACGGCGCGGACGCGGTGATGCTGTCCGGTGAATCCGCGGCCGGAAAATATCCGGTCCGCGCGGTTGAGACCATGGCGCGAATCGTCCACCGGGCGGAGGAAGGCCTTGTTCGCTGGCAAAGACCCTTTGCGGTTCCGACGCTGGAGGACAGCGTGCCCGACGGCGTGAGCATGGCGGCCGTCGAACTGGCGCGAAAATTGAGGGCGCGCGCGATCGTGTCGCTGACGCGCAGCGGTTCGACCGCGACCATGGTCAGCAAATACCGCCCGGAATGTCCGATCCTGGCCGTGACTCCGTCGGAAAAGAGCTGCCGTGAAATGTGCCTGTACTGGGGAGTTTTCCCTGTCATGTGCCCGGAAGGGGGCACCGAAGAACAAACGATCAAGGACGCCGTGCGAGCCGTCATGCAGCGGGGCTACGCCGAAGAGGGCGATATGCTTGTGATCACTGCCGGAATGCCGCTGGGCGTTTCCGGGACGACGAACATGCTGCGCGTTTATACGATCGGCCAGATTGTGGCCAGAGGGCTGCCGGTGCTGCCGGGCGTCGTCACCGGCCGGGTTCTCGTCGTCAAAAAGGTCGAGGATCTGGTGGGAATTCAGAATGGAGATGTTCTGGTCACCGGCAGCACGACAAAAGACTACGTCAAATATCTTGATAAGGTCTCGGCCGTGGTGACGGAAGAGGGCGGTCTCACCAGCCATGCGGCGATCGTTTCTCTGGAGCTGGGGTTGCCCTGCATCGTCGGCGCCAAGGGGGCCGTTGCGTCGCTCCGGACGGGAATGGTTGTGACGGTCGACACCAAAGCGGGACTTGTCTATAAGGGCGTCGTCAATACCGGCGCACGGACCGGCGCGTGA
- the cdaA gene encoding diadenylate cyclase CdaA: MSVGVLKFFRWQDVIDIALVTYIIYKTLSLLVGTRAIQLVKGLFLLVVLSFAARWLNLDTFSWILTQGFSALLIIVPIIFQPELRRILEELGRGSMWRRSKALKRAEVVADEVSKALMYCCAHKIGALIVLQRGTGLKDYWRNAVLLNADITQELIIAIFWPNNPLHDGATIIDTEQIISAGCYLPLTEDADLSRWLGTRHRAAIGVTEVSDAVSLIVSEERGEISLAIGGRISRNLKESQLKKYLVHYFSGQDQEQQGVLESLKEELRSFGGND, translated from the coding sequence TTGTCCGTAGGCGTGCTGAAATTTTTCAGATGGCAGGATGTCATCGATATAGCACTGGTAACCTATATTATTTATAAGACGCTCAGTCTTCTGGTCGGGACACGGGCGATACAGCTGGTCAAGGGCCTTTTCCTGCTTGTTGTTCTCTCTTTTGCCGCGCGCTGGCTCAATCTGGATACTTTTTCATGGATCTTGACCCAAGGATTCAGCGCGCTGCTCATCATCGTGCCGATCATTTTTCAGCCCGAACTGCGTCGCATCCTCGAAGAGCTTGGCCGCGGCAGCATGTGGCGGCGGAGCAAAGCGTTGAAACGGGCTGAAGTCGTCGCCGACGAAGTCTCGAAGGCGCTGATGTATTGCTGCGCGCATAAAATCGGCGCGCTGATCGTCCTGCAGAGGGGGACGGGGCTGAAGGATTACTGGCGGAACGCCGTGCTCCTCAACGCGGATATCACTCAAGAGCTGATCATCGCCATTTTCTGGCCGAACAACCCGCTTCATGACGGGGCCACGATCATCGACACGGAGCAGATCATTTCCGCCGGATGCTATCTGCCTCTCACGGAAGATGCGGATCTGTCCCGCTGGCTGGGAACGCGGCATCGCGCCGCGATCGGCGTGACCGAAGTCTCCGACGCGGTGTCGTTGATCGTTTCCGAGGAACGCGGCGAGATCTCGCTGGCGATCGGCGGAAGAATCTCGAGAAATTTGAAAGAGTCACAGCTGAAAAAATATCTTGTCCACTATTTTTCCGGGCAGGATCAGGAGCAGCAGGGCGTTCTGGAAAGTCTCAAGGAAGAGCTGCGCTCTTTTGGCGGCAACG